The DNA region CATTTTCATCACTCTCAATCACCGGAAATCCGTTGTGGGTCGTGTTCTTCAAAATATCGATAATGTAGTTGACCTTTTCGAGTTTTCGCACGCAAACGACGGGCGCGTTCATGATGTTCTCCGCCAGTTCGTTCTCCAGCCTGGGTTCGACGTGCCAGGGCAGCATCGGCACCTTGGACGTCCGAATCTGCGTGTCGTAGATGCCTTCGTTGAAGTAATCCCCGCTCCACTTGGCCGACATCAGCGTGATGATGATGGGTAGCACGAAGGCGATGTTTCCGGTGGTTTCGAGCAGGATTACGCTGAGACTGAGCGTCATCCGGACGATTCCACCGAGCTGGGCTGCGGCTCCGATGAGGGCGTACTTTCCGGGATTCATGAACACGCTTGAAGCTGGGAAGGCGAGGACGACGAATGAGGCAAAGAGACGACCCCAGGCGGCGCCGACCAGGAGAGTTGGGATGAAGATTCCGAGCGAGACACTGAGGCCGTACGTGATGCAGGAAAGTGGGTAGTAGATGAGGACAAAGACGGCCAGGGTTAGGATTGTGTGGGAGCCGGGAGGATCGTGAAACAGGGCTTTCACGGTAGCTTCCGGAGTTTGGAACCAAAGAGCGGCTGCCGCGTTGTACTCGTTGTCTTCGCAAAACAGCTGAACGGGAGTTTCCGTTGGATCGTTGCCCAGTGGGCGGCAATCGTTGAGGCTGTAGGCCATGGCACAGGCAGCGGTCGCTCCGATGATCGCGACAAAGGCCGCTTCCATCACTTTGGCCCAGCGATACTTGACGAAGCGTGCCCGGAACAGGTTGATCCGCGTGTTGACACTGTTCCAGATGGCTCCGGAGACTCCTCCCAGAACTCCCATCAGCATGAAGATCGGCAGTTCGTAGTACTCGAACGGAAGTGGTTTAAACTCTCCCAAATTGAAGAGACCACGATACCGGAAGCTGCTTAAACCGTGATAAGCTGACAGTACGACGTTCAGCGTAAAACTACTGATGATGGATGCGAAGAACGTACGCCAGATCAATGACTGGTTCCAAAAACTTGCCGCTTCCTCCAGCGAGAACAGAATCCCACCAATCGGTGCTCCAAAAGCCGCGGCCACACCCGCCGCCGCTCCCCCAACAACAAAGTCCCTCTTCTCGTGATCATCCCGGAAGTATTGAAACACCTTCATGTCTTTCTGCAGCGTGGTACTCTTTCCCTGGGATATCCCAGCAGCAATAACCGCCCCGCTGTGAATCATCGGTCCTTCCTTACCCCCCGCCAAACCCCCAATCACCGACGTGACCACCCCCACCGCCTTCACGGCAAGTGTCTTGATCCGCACGATCCGCGGCACCTTCACCCCGTTCAGGTAACACTTGACCTGCGGAATCCCGCTGCCTGCCGCAACCGGTTCCACGTACGCCACCAGCGTCGCCCCGATCAACACCGGAACCACGTTCAGCAGCACCCACCACAGGTACGGAATGGCCAGATCACCCCCAAGCACGTTCTCGTCCACGGCTCGCTTCAGAAAGCCGTACTTGAGCCGCGACACCTCGTCAATCACGATGTTGATGGCACAGGCGACCAGCGCGGTCCAGATGCCAATCTGCATCGAAATGATCCACCGGGAAAAGTCCTTCCGCACCGTGAACCGGGGCACGATCTTCCGGTGCTCCTGCTGCCAGAGGACATTTTCGCACACGTCGTAGTCGAGGCTCTGCAAGTTGAAATGGTTAGATTAGTTCAGGCTACGCCTCTGATTCAGGTAGGTCAACCTCAATGACGTCAACCGATTTCGTTCGAGTAGGACGAAGCTGGGAATACATCGTTTCAGCTGCATTGCGTTTCTTAGACTAGTTTTAGCCCTGTGATAGAGTTGCAATTGCAAGGAATGTGAGTCATGTTTCCCTCTTGTTGAGTTGTTAGTACGTGGTCGTGGTTATCTTTGCAAATATCAGTCGAAGGGAAAGTACCTTCTGTGTGAGCGATATCGTGGAGTTATTAGAACCCATCCTCTTTATTTTGTCAATAGAGTTGTCTTCTAGGAAATCGTGTttcaatggagacgcatggcagTCGAATATTTTTCCATAATTGATCTTGAACTGCCATGCGTCTCCActgctttttatttaaaagacactttcgatggagacgcatgatattttaaacaaaatttgaagacaacacggaaaaaaatcagcaCACAGTAACCAATTTAGCAGagtttaaaatgcttaaaaatatgCAACGTAAACTGTATTCACAGTTCCAGCTGTTGTTTACGGTCTGACTAAGGGCGTGAAAATCGACGCGCTTGGTCGATTTCTTTCGACACACTCAACTTTGAGATAAGCCGTATCGTCGCGACTCTGTTTAGCATTTCTCTGCCCATGTCGTTCTGATATTTGCTCAATCTGGTTCGATTGATGAACCGCGTGTAAGATGATGATGCAATCGATCGGAAGTAGGCCTAGGCATGCTGCGCATACTTTGTAATCTGGACTTTGCAATTGAATGCGAACTTGTAATATAGAACTTACCTCATATGGAGACTGCCCCTTTTTCTTTCTCTGCCTGACGGTAAATGTCGGTCCATTCTCCTGTCGATCTTGTTCCTCATCGTCCGCAGGTATGGGAACGGAATATTCCAGctggaaaaaaatcaaggttcCAATGTGTAATCCAGGAAATCTAATATTTTCCTCAACAACCTACCCTTGAACTGCCGTTTTCATTATCGCTGTCCGCGTCGTCGGAGTCGCGAACCAGTTGCTGCTTGAGGGACATTTTACCAAAATTGTTGGAAGTGGAATTCCGCTAGAATCTGACCTTGATGTGATGTTTTCAATTTGTTGTCAATTGGGGCATTTGCATTATTGTCCCGCTGGTCACAAAGATCGAGCACTTAATAACACTAAGGGAAAACAGCACGAATACACCTGGGCCTCCCGTTTTAACGAGTGATGACTAAGCTAGCTAGTATACAATACAGCGACTTGAGCGCATCATTTACTGAtagctttgttttgatttcaaaCGTCAGATTTATTGCAACTAGTTATGGTGTTCTCACACATAGAGGCGCTAATGCGCCCCAACCTGGTGGGACGGATGAGGAGGCCCTTACTGTTTTTATGCTTTCATGGCGTCGCAAATAAATGAGGAAAAAGTGGCGACGCTGCCTATTTTGATGTAATGTTGGGAAATCGTGCGTCTCCATTGCCACTTTTGCGTAATGTTTATGTAATTTCTAAGGAGCAgcagaaattattttaaaacaatatttatgaTGTTAAATGATATCAATAAAATAtgattacaaatttaaaataaacataacattaatctgctttaaaaaaaacaacagctccgtttgaaaaaatcatttttattgattcTTTATTAATGTTCAAGTTATGAaagtaaaaatatttctaaattctTCATTCGTTGCACTggatttcaaaatagtttttgtaaGTTTCGATGATTATTtcaatagttatttttttttaaacagtattCTCACAAAGTACTTACTCTGTGGTATTCTTCCAGTCAACGACGCATCATTCGTATATTTTAAGCTTaagttcaaaaactcaaaataccaCAGTTCATCCCGTCCAATATCACAAACACATTACATTTTTGATGAGAAAGCTCTCACATACAGACACAAAGCTCCATTGACGGCTCTCTGTTTGTTATGCTTCAACTCAACCTCTATGGAAAAAGGTACCTGCCTGTATGAATGATTTCATTTCTCTTCTTTTTATGTTTGATTTCTACTGAACCAAACTGGTGTGCAGATGATATCGTAGTGTTGAATGAACGAGCGCAAACGTGTGCTAGTGTATTGGGGGATGATACATTAGAGTGATTCATGTTGTAACAAAAGTTTGTTGaatatttatgatttatttaaattctgttaggccgttgcaaatatctttcaaaatttatgtcacCTCCCCCCTCCAttcaaaattggttcgaaaaatcaggagttttttttttcataaaacttcaaTGGAAGTAGAAGTCGAATCAACTCAAAGcaatctaaaatgcctttttctacATTCATAATCATGTTTAGCTTGTTTGAGcttgtttaaacatattttgaactgttatgaaattacaatgtttagcaccgcaaaaacttttttttctcacaaaaataaaattttcgtcaagaTTCATAGAAATTCAtaggaaacttatgattgcaagcAACTGGACAAGTGTATAATAcattttaatagtagtttatgcaacaagttgcgaaacAAGATagtttcagcacgagtcgtatatCCTACGAGGTttgccgagttggataaatacgacgagtgctgaaaaaatccagttttgcaacgagttgcttacaactttttttgcaattccgaaaaaaaactttttgaatggaattttaagacaaacattcatgtgttaagtaaattcaccgttcaaaacaaaacaataataaaaaatgttacttttcgatacaagtgttgaaaagttcaactttttagcacacatttcagtgctgaaaagaaggacttttcagcactggtattaaaaggtattgatttttaaatctgttatttttggtagtttaaagtaggccgtttcgtttctccagaagtacagataaagttgacagtttcacagcgggattgcaaaatagtagtttatgcaacaagttgcaaaaagaggattttttcagcacgagtcgtacatttatccaacgaggttcaccgagttggataaatacgaagagtgctgaaaaaatcaagttttgcaacgagttccatacaacattttttgcaattccaaaaaacacacaatgagtgaaattttatgtaaaattttcatgtattttgtcaaaaaattgtttaaatcaaaaaaatgttgataagtgttacatttcgaaacaagtgctgaaaagttcaacttttcagcacccatttgagtgctgaaaagtagaacttttcagcatttattttgaaaagtgttgctattcgattctgttatttttggtacagaaaagtaggctatttcgtcgtttaagaatgacaggaaaagtaagtagtttcacgacggaatcgcaaaaaaaagtttttcgttgTCTTGTTATATCATTATgccggccaaaatggcggttatGAAATATCAAGAGAaggcattttttaaatgtaactggcaattaaatactcaaatttggcTTAAATGGAGTCGCTGGACACAAATTGAATGTTAtttgtaagaaaataaaaaaagtttttttttttcaatgattcgaTTAACCAAACTTCTGAAAACcttcaagtctggactgtatcattTGTTTTGGTTCGTTTTGAGTGATACAAAtttctgaagtgaaattttgcaatgACTTCGGTTTGGACTGTACATCATCTAGCGGTTCAATCTTTGTATTGTCTTTAGAAAAAAAGGTGcgggtggttatgttacacatgaccagtatgacaaagaactttgcaagatggttgttgaaattttcgattacattgtctggtccaaatttcccaagattcactagattcataattaccataaagtttgatacccatattgcccctactcttatggttcggcaaatgtccccccatcggaacatccgcggggcctccggccactccggattgtggccactactgccgaaatatcaaatttcatatccagtatcaaaaaccataaagtttgacacccatattgtcccaactcttacggtccggcaaatgttcccccatcggaacatccgcggggcctccggccactccggattgtggccactactgccgaaatgtcaaatttcatatccagtatcaaaaaccataaagtttgatacccatattgccccaactcttacggtccggcaaatgtccccccatcggaacatccccggggcctccggccaatccggattgtggccactactgccgaaatgtcaaatttcatgtccagtatcaaaaaccataaagtttgatacccatattgccccaactcttacggtccgaaaaatgtccccccatcggaacatccgcggggcctccggccactccggattgtggccactactgccgaaatatcaaatttcatatccagtatcaaaaaccataaagtttgatacccatattgcccctactcttacggtccgacaaatgtccccccatcggaacatccgcggggcctccggccactccggattgtggccactactgccgaaatgtcaaatttcatgtccagtatcaaaaaccataaagtttgatacctatattgccccaactcttacggtccgaaaaatgtccccccatcggaacatccccggggcctccggccaatccggattgtggccactactgccgaaatgtcaaatttcatgtccagtatcaaaaaccataaagtttgatacccatattgcccctactcttacggtccgacaaatgtccccccatcggaacatccgcggggcctccggccactccggattgtggccactactgccgaaatgtcaaatttcatgtccagtatcaaaaaccataaagtttgatacccatattgccccaactcttacggtccgacaaatgtccccccatcggaacatccgcggggcctccggccactccggattgtggccactactgccgaaatgtcaaatttcatatccagtatcaaaaaccataaagtttgatacccatattgtcccaaatcttacggtccggcaaatgttcccccatcggaacatccccggggcctccggccactccggattgtgaccactgctgccgaaatgtcaaatttcatatccagtatcaaaaaccatatagtttgatacccatattgccccaactcttacggtccgacaaatgtccccctatcggaacatctgcggggcctccggccactccggattgtggccactactgtcgaaatgtcaaatttcatatccagtatcaaaaaccataaagtttgatacccacattgtccctactctgatggttcgacaaatgtccccccatcggaacatccccggggcctccggccactccggattgtggccactactgccgaaatgtcaaatttcatatccagtatcaaaaaccataaagtttgatacccatattgcccctactcttatggttcggcaaatgtccccccatcggaacatccgtggggcctccggccactccggattgtggccactactgccaaaatgtcaaatttcatgtccggtatcaaaaaccataaagtttgatacccatattgtcccaactcttacggtccggaaaatgtccccccatcggaacatccctggggcctccggccactccagtccaggtggtggccagttccaatgatcgactcccgcgactgccatgtcttagctggtccttgcctccaagccatctacTCCCAGAcgtccaggccgtctgctacctggccaccaggccatctgcttctgatgtgttctcgtcgacgtccagcaatagaatgaattttcgggaccgaccgagccgagttttgttggctcgtcgacgatccgaaaattatgaggtggagtaggggtgattttagatacatcaatctcacgtctctcgattgactgattgggaaacgttcgttcatccaaccggcgtgcaccaaaaagaggggaaatttgccgagaggggaattcgtcacgtaacgttttcgcttcgcgaaaattttggattgacaccacgtatagaaaccttaggacaaagttctttgtcaaaacatcaaaatttcaaaataaataacttcTATTATCACCCTAACCAAAGCTACAAACAAACTCCACCACCATACATTCATTCATCCACTCATTGAAGTTCCCGATACACGCCTCAAGTGCCCACATCCACAACGACGACGACCAGTCCCATCGGCGCAGTGTTGGTTAGTTCAAATCATTAGCAGTTGGAACGTCGAGTAGTGCGGACGTCTCTTTCCCGTCGGTTACAGCTCGCGTGTTGAAGTTCCCCCCCGCGCCCGCCAACGAGGTTACCTGTTCCGTGTG from Culex quinquefasciatus strain JHB chromosome 3, VPISU_Cqui_1.0_pri_paternal, whole genome shotgun sequence includes:
- the LOC6041049 gene encoding H(+)/Cl(-) exchange transporter 7, whose amino-acid sequence is MSLKQQLVRDSDDADSDNENGSSRLEYSVPIPADDEEQDRQENGPTFTVRQRKKKGQSPYESLDYDVCENVLWQQEHRKIVPRFTVRKDFSRWIISMQIGIWTALVACAINIVIDEVSRLKYGFLKRAVDENVLGGDLAIPYLWWVLLNVVPVLIGATLVAYVEPVAAGSGIPQVKCYLNGVKVPRIVRIKTLAVKAVGVVTSVIGGLAGGKEGPMIHSGAVIAAGISQGKSTTLQKDMKVFQYFRDDHEKRDFVVGGAAAGVAAAFGAPIGGILFSLEEAASFWNQSLIWRTFFASIISSFTLNVVLSAYHGLSSFRYRGLFNLGEFKPLPFEYYELPIFMLMGVLGGVSGAIWNSVNTRINLFRARFVKYRWAKVMEAAFVAIIGATAACAMAYSLNDCRPLGNDPTETPVQLFCEDNEYNAAAALWFQTPEATVKALFHDPPGSHTILTLAVFVLIYYPLSCITYGLSVSLGIFIPTLLVGAAWGRLFASFVVLAFPASSVFMNPGKYALIGAAAQLGGIVRMTLSLSVILLETTGNIAFVLPIIITLMSAKWSGDYFNEGIYDTQIRTSKVPMLPWHVEPRLENELAENIMNAPVVCVRKLEKVNYIIDILKNTTHNGFPVIESDENDTREDGKLIGLILRSQLVVILKRSMYVETERHWRDLVTIEQFRKEYPRYPTIDDLRISEDKTLKNYTVDMSTFMNPSPYSVNPDTSVPRLFQLFRAVGLRHLVVVTQENRVRGIITRKDFLKDD